A region of Deinococcus rubellus DNA encodes the following proteins:
- a CDS encoding ABC transporter permease has translation MSLTWFWRSGPLRHALTLIGVFAFGAFLLLPLWTLLLWAVATRWNFPGLVPQEFGLKWWSWVFQNSDVGKSAFWSLTTAPTVTLLSAAVCLPAAYAFSRFEFPLKRLFYVALLASNAFPRIGLYIAIAAFFFQFGLIGTFWGVVLVQLIGTLVTMTWIPAAAFGAVPRELEEAARDAGASPLRVFFSVTLPIAMPGIIVALILTFLGSLDESQATLVVGAPGVTTLPVLMYTLVDSYPEPVGAVFSVLLTIPSVLLLIVARRYLLAGYLAAGFKGG, from the coding sequence ATGAGCCTGACGTGGTTCTGGCGCTCCGGCCCGCTGCGGCACGCCCTGACTCTGATTGGCGTTTTCGCCTTTGGAGCCTTTTTGCTGTTGCCTTTGTGGACGCTACTTTTGTGGGCGGTGGCGACGCGCTGGAACTTTCCGGGCCTGGTGCCGCAGGAGTTTGGCCTCAAGTGGTGGAGCTGGGTCTTTCAGAACTCGGACGTGGGCAAGTCGGCCTTCTGGAGTCTGACCACTGCGCCCACTGTGACGCTGCTCTCCGCTGCCGTCTGCCTGCCCGCCGCCTACGCCTTCTCGCGCTTCGAGTTTCCACTCAAGCGGCTGTTTTACGTGGCGCTGCTGGCTTCCAACGCCTTTCCAAGAATCGGGCTTTACATCGCCATCGCCGCCTTCTTCTTTCAGTTCGGATTGATCGGCACCTTCTGGGGCGTGGTGCTGGTACAACTGATCGGTACGTTGGTCACCATGACCTGGATTCCGGCGGCGGCCTTCGGCGCAGTGCCGCGTGAACTGGAGGAAGCGGCCCGCGATGCTGGGGCCAGCCCGCTGCGGGTCTTTTTCAGCGTCACCTTGCCCATCGCCATGCCGGGCATCATCGTGGCGCTGATTCTGACGTTCCTCGGCTCGCTGGACGAATCGCAGGCGACGCTGGTGGTTGGTGCGCCGGGCGTCACCACCCTACCGGTGCTGATGTACACGCTGGTCGACAGCTACCCGGAGCCCGTCGGAGCGGTGTTCAGCGTGCTGCTCACCATCCCGTCGGTGCTGCTCTTGATCGTGGCGCGGCGCTACCTGCTGGCCGGGTATCTGGCAGCGGGCTTCAAGGGAGGATAA